In Oryzias melastigma strain HK-1 linkage group LG6, ASM292280v2, whole genome shotgun sequence, the DNA window GCTGACTCTGTTTTCCACGCTGCAAGAAAACCTTCTCTCTTCTTTCGCCTCATTGAAAGAAACGCTCAGAGTTTGAGCCTTTTCATTCGTCAAAATCCTCTCATCGACCGTCCACGAGTAATTCAAGCCACGCGGTTTGGACACGTTGCAGTTAAGTTTGACAGCATTGGACTTAAAGTCACAGATGTAAGTCAGTTGAGGTTTTGGCACTTTCTCCATCACACAGAGGCGCCCATCCCATTCTTTTTCAAAAGTGCCATTAGAATACCAAACAGTGGCTTTGTAATTCCCAGCACTTGTAAACTGTAGATTCTTCAGTGAAAGAGATCCAGTAGAATCGATGTCCTCTGGTTTTCCCACATTCACTTTACTTATCTTTCTgtggaaaataactttttcGTTGTGAGTCCATTTCAAGGTATTTTGGCTTTTCAGTTCTTTGTAATCAAATGGTAACACCAAGTTTTGCCCCACTGCTCCATAGAGATCACAGGTGTCCTTCCTTGCATCCAAAAAGGCAGTGAATCCCAAAAGAATGATGGAAACAGCAAGACATGCCATGGTGAGCAGAAATATGTCTCTAGTCGTCCAAAAGAAACTCCGGTTAAAGTGCAGTCCAGTCCAAATGACTTGTTACTTTTGCCACCTGAAATATAAACGTCAACGCTCACAAGGAAGTGAACATCGCCAAGAAGGAAACTATTACACAACTGTTTCATTTCAGTTCTCCAAAAGCTCTCACAGTCATGTGGCAAATGATGATTTCAGCTGATGTGAAAGGCAGCACTCCATGACAAATCTCAAACCTCTGAAACcacaagggttttttttttttacttttcctgctCAACATCTGATcaaacagataagagctgaaGACCTTTTGTGttggacatattttactgttagGGGATTGTGGGTCTTCTGACACACAAgttgtatatttgtattaacCCCTCTTGTAACTTGATTTaatgatttatatatatttgtgtccAACGAAAAagaatacaaacaaataaagcaatATGATGTTGGCAGGAGGATTATTATCATTGCTTTCAGGTGTGGATGCTAGTCTAAAGGGGCGGAGCCTGTCcacacacactcaaatgttacaaacacacctgttggcTCAGAAAATCTTCACATGCAGATGTGTCAACATGTAAGCAATACAACTACAGCTCGCACACCCATACTTATGCGTACAAACCGACACATGGAAAGTAATTTTGCTCAGTCATCCCCATACCAAGACCCCCCCTGAAACAGCAGTGGTAGTCAGGCGCCCCCCCAAACCTGAAGGGGATAACAGATAGAAATCTACCTGCCGGGCAGTCCCATCAGCCATCAAGACTTGGGCAAACAGGACCCCCACATATGGGCCCCCAACGCCAGAGAGCAGGGAGGCACCAAAAGTGAAAGCTTCCAGGcacgagccagggcccccccaAAGGAGACTCACCCACGCAGGCAATCACCTTCCATCTCCACAAGAAGTCCAGGAGAGACCAAGACAACAaggcatttaaatatatatatattgtagtTAGTCCATAAGTTTTGCATTTGACAGAAAATATCTTCCATTATTTGAAATGAACTGGTTAGTGTCCAATAATTCTATAAGGATTCAGTTCAGTAGGTAAGAAAAATATTGAGATTTCAGATTTTGGCCTTTTctgtatgttttaaaaatcttgattaaattggttatttttgatcataaaatccTAATATTATAATTTATGTACTTTGAATTGCTCAGTTATGGTGCCTGTTccaaaaatttgaatattttgtttgttgctACAGCTAAAGAGATGCACAGCTAGGATCAGTGGCTGTtctgtcaaagtaaaaaagagTCTAAATGACATCAAGAAATCTTGGATTTCAACTGGGAATTGTTTGAGAACAGCAGAACAAACTGGATTTTACTGCTATTATTaaataagacaataaaacatatttgcacTTTGCTTTTCTCAGCAGATTCTTCATAAGTTTACAAGAGGCCCTCCTTTATTTGACTCCGAAAAAGAGCCAACATCTTTTTCATGTTACTAAATAAactatttgctttaaaaaaaaaaatcccactcaTCATCTTcataccattttttttcctgaaatcctCCGCTCTCTTCCAGTAAGCCAGCGTTGTTGTTAGGTGAACATCCAGGAATGCTCACATCTACATTTTAACTGTCTTGGCACAAGCTCTGCACAGATGAATTCATTTTGCGCCCCGCAAGCAtcattttttacacaattaGTAGTGATTCACTCTCGCTCTGCAACTCTGAGCGCCTTCAAAGATATACCCACAGTGTGACGAACACCTGTTTCGCTCCTCTTCACCGTCATTACGCTCTTTCCCTCCCCGAGGGAAGACATTGATTGAAGTGTGAGCCCTTCGAAGGGGGGGCGTCACCGAGCGCTGGATGCAATGAATTCCTAGTTACTAGGGTTGTAAATATTTGGGAAAAATTCCCTGCTGACCCAGCTTTTACATGGAGCATAAGCGTGCACGCATGCGGCTGGGGAGTCGAATGAGGCGCAGATGAggacaaatgtgttttactgGCAGACATAAAGCAAACAGGATTCCTGCTCCAAtctataaacttttaaataagtGTTAGGATGCCAAACatccaaaatgaaaatgaagggaaccatttaaattaatacatgcaaaaaaattaaagcttttgaCGACTTTCCTAGTtgaaaaacatgctaaaatgttagaaGTCCTCACTTCAACGCTGAAAGAAAGTCAGCATCCTGACCTCAGAGCATGTGTTTTACTTCAAGACTATAATGTGCTGGGCTACAGCCAACCAAATATAAAACATGATTATCCAAATAGGCTTTCCTGAGTAAAGATAAATCCAGCgttttatttcttgaaaatcCTCCATCGATGCTAAATCATGTTTTATCTGCTTTCTGTTGAGCTGCAAATATTTTTCCCAGATCTAACAAAACTGTTGAGATGTCGcccattaaaaacaaagaaaaggatcttttaagtctttttttaaagtaaaactatgagttattcatttaaagtttGTAAGTCTGAAAAATTTGTGAAGCACTTTAGAAATCCTCTTCATCTTGTGGATAAAAATAGACATCCTGCTGTTGCTCAATTTATGCTTCTCTCATTTCCGACCTTCCAGTCTCGTTTTTTTCGAGAAGTGTTCAGTCATGCAAGTTTGAGAATATGAGCAGTGACGGGACAGGAAATGTTTGATGACACAAATACAATGACACAATACAATGTGACATGtagtcagcaaaaaaaaaagctactttaTAGATTAGAGAAAcaagaactttttgaaatattctcTTGTATCGGCTGTTAACCTACCCAGTTATCCCCCCTCCCCGTATTAATTGTTGACATGCTCTTTTCATTTGCAGCAGGGTAAGGTCTGAACAGAACAGGCTCGGGTTAATTGGCCTCTGTTGTCCCTCCAGCTCAGAGGCACGGAGCCCGTCTGCCCAGCTGATGTTTAATTCAAGGGCCCAGATGGAGGTGTGAGGGTCTGGCTGTGAGTCCCTGGACTCACACTCTCACCAGACGTGGCCGTGGCTCTGGAAGCCCTTCAGGGAGGGGTCTGGTGGGCCCCTCCCGCTGCACAAAGTCAATGTAATCTGTAAGAGTGATGTCATCATGTttcaaatgtgaacaaaatgaacatttggaAAGTTTTGCAGCACTAGACTTGTGTTGCAGTGGTTCATagttaattaaataatattaattaataacATTAATATTAATAGAGCAAAATTCTCCTTTATAAAGGTTGCTACTTGGATCACAGGTTTGCCCACAAATTCAATTACTGTTACTCACTGTTCAGCATTAAATAAATCTCATCAGACTGCAGCTTGTGCTCGTAAGTCACATTAATCACCTAATCGTATTATTCACAACGCGATCCAAGTCTAATAATCATGTAAGCTTTGCTTGGAGTTTAAAGAACCCTGTATTAAAAACGTTTTCCCGAGATGCTTTTAGCATGAAACGCAGATTCAtggaaacagatgaaaatatgGTTTATGGTTTCAGCTGATGTTTGTATAATTTGAATTGGTGTGTTTTccaattactgtatttttttggagtgtaacttgtgttttttggatAGTTTGTCAATCGGTGTGACTTACTCTCAGGAGTGactcatttgtgacataaacaTGAATAGTCTCATATAGCCTGCTCTTTCCCACTAATAGCTGGTTGTCCTTGAACTGCTGTttcaaccactagagggcactgtaagTGTGTGTATCATTATTTGCTACTGACaacaacgcagaagaagaagcaaaaacagaggagaatctgattgttttcttcctgaacttgatgatatttttcttatttgcatcacattattattcttgtttaaatgttttccttcCTTGGACTAAAGTGGGACTGATAGAAGGTAAAGATCGCTGTCTCTAggtaattaacacatttttatggaaagaaaacagactcaccTTGATTTATGCGtgagtaattcttgatttgtaactgaGGTTTGTGTCCATATGAAGTGATTCGTGAAtgatttttaaggatttaatttttttcaagctgttgtaattttaatttgtgcatgtgtaaattgtattttgttgaattttgtacattttgtacttatgcacataatgcattttatgagttacaaattaagaaatcctaatttagccaaaaatcaagGATAACTTGTGCACAaaatgagtctattttctctccatacatttttgacaagcattgagcatcaAACTTGACGCGTGTCAAAGGAGGCAGCTGATGGGAATCTGATGAGTTTGCTGTGAATTAAATAATACACCAggcttggcagatttgttcagAAGCATTGCAGATTTTTCCCCAAACTGTGACATATACTCTGGTGTaacatatatgtttttttcttctttgttgcattttttttttttttctcgtgcgacttatactttggtgcgacttatactccagtaaGGAGTATAAGTAATGTCAAAGACATTACAGCAGTATAACACTGTCATACATGCTTTCCTAACTTTTTCCGTAGACAGCAGAACTGAAAcagcatgaaaacattttccGGAGTTTCCATCAAGCTGAGAGTCTTTTCCCATTTCCATTATTTTCCCTCACATCCTCCGTGGTGCCGTTATAGCTCTGCTACTGACATTACAGGATGTCTGAATCCTGTCACAGATCACAGTCTCTGTAAGCTGGAGTCGCTCCCACTATGGTTGTAGAGACAAAAACCAGGCCTTTCTCCTCTGACAGAGTTCAGGAGATCACAGTCTATATTTCCTTTAACATTACATGAAGCTTTAAATCGTCTGGTCCGGTGGTGGATGCAGAGGGGAGGGGGCGGGACTGCATTTTAAACACAATACAGGCTGGGGCTTATCATGGCTGACTGCTCTGGAGCCGCCACTGAGGAGGAAGCCGCTTATATCATCTTTGTTTTGCTTGAGCCCAGCTGTTTTTGCTCACTTGGCTGACCGGCTATCTGCTGATGCCGGGGACCTTTGATGTGCCGTGGGAGGTGGTGACCCCAAAACCTGCCTCGTATCTGCCTGCCGGAGTTCAAGTTTAAACAATTAAGAAGAATGGCTTTGGGTCCCCCAGGGCCTCAGTTCCCTGTTCTTTTCCCTCAACAGCCAATGAAAGCTGAGGAGCATCTTTAAGTGGGACGCTTTGTGAATGACAACAAGCTCCAGACGCTCCAACACTTCATAAAGCTTATGCTTTCATGTAATTAGGTCCAATCTGAAACGGTACCAACGAAAAACCACCCGTTGACAATCACTTCTAATGCAACAAAGGTGTTCAACTCCATAAAAGTCAACCCGAGAATCTGATTACAATAGAATTTGTTGGACAGCTGGGAAGGATGAACAACACTTGGTTTCTGAGATTTCACCCCAGATTATGTCATTTGTAATTGCCTGAAGCTTATCCTGTCTGCACTTTGCTTTCAAGACCAACAAACATTTGGTCCTTCGCAGATGTGTTTCCCTCagatcattaaaagaaaaacccagCTGTGTAACTTTTCTGTCTCTATTTTCCAGGCAAACACATTGAATAGAAGTTCTGCTGGAAAAGGACTGCAGTGGTTTCTGCTCATGGAGCACCAACGTTTCTGTGAATTTACTCCACTGGTGCACTAAAGCTGAAACGGTGATgtgagaaaatgaaatgaaaaaagtaaatattccTCCTGGTAGCAACCCATATGAGCAGTGTTTTGTTTATTACTGAAATATATTACAATCAAGAGTTCAGCGTTGATGCCTTACTGGAATCCTGTGGTCATTATGAGGCTGTTACAGTCTGGGAATATATTTTTGGTAGTTTATAATATCAACACACTCTATAATcagatgtttctcctgttttgtTGAAGAGAAAATAAGGAATCAAATTCATTTCAAAAAGattgtaaaataaagagaaatagCAAAGTTATTGATCAACTAATTCCCAGAGATCCTAAATGATGGTTCACAGATTATCAAAATAAACcaactcagtggccttgtggtagagtgtccgtcctGGTATGGGAAGGTCTTAAGTTCAAAACCAGGGCAGAGTCATACCAGAGACCTAAAATGGGACCAAATacccttgtttccactgagcggtccggtcgggtattttgagcgtttccattgtcaGATGGACCCATTGAACAGTAACCACACTTTTTAGGGCCCCCCATTGGTGGTAGGTCCATTGCTAAAGTGAAATGAAGCGATTTGGGTGGAACGGGTGTAGCCAcacattgattggcagaaagtgatgatgacattagaaagcgccaatatcGCGCTCATTTGTGCTATCCaaggtatgttgatgttgggagtgggatCACCTGGACCCCACAACACAGCCcgctgaacttatttttttttctcaataaatttCGATTTTCAATGGTGTctatggcagacatgaaatcctgtccgcctacatttgtcatgggaggaataaCACGTCTGTAAGCGCCATTTATGTGACAAATAATTAACTTATTGCCAACGATTCTAcaatttcaatttaaagaacaatttatgcttttattttgaagtcaacaACTTCTGTTTAGAAGCAGgacatgttttgtttctttgatgTAATGTTCTGCTTGTGAATTCTGAATAATTGAGTGGAATATTAACGGTTGTTTTACCGTTCGGTAAGTATGACATCGTTGGCACCTCTACTGAGCCATTCTAAGGAGTAAAACAGTTTCTTGTCATCTcagatttcattttagtttagagttaaactgaaagaagcaagaaaattaaaaacagaggaaatattaatgaagaaaactctacgtcaatgtaaggctggggtcatctggaccccgtaaaatagcacaagggttacgctAACGTTTCCAAtggtggtattcttcttagccgcctgcAGTCTTCTTTCAACACagtaaattcctgttatacacgatgtaccagcagtaaaacaataaaaagacgagctgctggatgacctccattgttgttgctttaaaaatgatgcaatgacaagctagcggtctacaccacgcatgtgctgtgaaaacaaaccgctctgTCGGAGTGAGCGGAAACGCTCGCCACAAATAACTGGATCATACAGTACTACTCCTGGACCGGTAGAAACAAGGCTAATACCTCCTaattgacactcagcattacgGGGTTGTATTTCatggttaaaccaccaaatcgctccagagtgcagctgtgtctgcagcaccCCCCAGGTATTGGTCAAATGCAAAGAGCAAATTTCACACAGCTAAGTGTGTGACTGCTACTGGGGCTTACACTTTAAAATGCCTGGAAATGTTCAAATACTCTGAAACTGGCTTTGTCAAATTGGATTTGCAGGTTAGAAGAATTATTTTAGGTCCAGAATctgatttcatttcatttttgaagcaTAAAAATGGGGCTATGGGTTTACGGTTTCCTCCCACAATCCTCTTAGCAGTGACAATAATTTGGTGATTTACACTGAGATTGGATAATCTCCAACAAACCAGACGTGCTCATCATCATGTTCACATCTTTTCACCTGCTTTTCTTCCCGTTAAAGGATTTGGAAAATCTTCAGAGgtccaaaatgaaatgtttccatTTGCAGGAAAAGAGATGATTAACTTCAAGGAAATGCACATGTGATTTTCATAAATGGTTTGGATTTATATTAATGTCAGCTGACAGCACTGATCACGGACGTTCACCTCAGCTCTGCCCGGAACCAACTATTTCTGCAACATTTGTGCAAAAGAGGTGCTACAGCCAACGGGGTTTACAGGAACTGCAGGTCTGGTGTTACAAACGGCTGTGCATCAAGGTACACTAAgcttttattcatttctcttttcatCCACCTGGCTTGAGTTAGCTGACACGAAGACAGAATGCCGTTTTCTCCATTTTCCTTGGAGAGCTTAAAGCCTTTTGATGTGGCTTCAAATGTGAGAAAAGATCAAGAGATCAAAACCAGGCTCACATCCGTGCGATAAAGCTGTCTGTCAAGTCTGTCAGTTGAATCCGATCGAGCTGCAAGAAGACTACATTATCGGCTTTGATGCAGGGATTTCAGTAAGTGAGTCATATTTTGCTTCGGCACGTCTTGGACAGGATCCTAAATAATCAAATTCAGGAACACAATGCCTTATTGAGTGATGGGGGGATAAGCTTGAAGGAAGCAGCATTACAGATTACTTTCTTCCTGGTTGTTCAAAGTGCATCAGCAGTTCAGTCAATGTGGCATGCAGAAAACAAAGGAGACTCTTCAGGGAGGAgccaaaattaaacaattttgcTTTGTGCTAAAAGTCATGTAATCATCTCTGgtttataatgaaaaaatgatattttaaaagcattttttcgcAAAAGAAACATGGTTACTGAAAATAAGTACTTTTtgagaacattattttttttccaaaagaaaacatttcaaatgcagAGTGGAAATGTTTGGAGCCTCTAAAGGACCATCGAAGTAAGTCCAAAAAATTCTGTttagcaccagatactatctggcttttttcttgattttttttttctggttactatctgttGAGCCCCAGTTACTATCTGTTGAATACCAGATACCATCTGATGAGTACCAATtactatccttttttttttctagttagtatctggtgcgcaacggatactttctgtgttttttttcttctagttactat includes these proteins:
- the LOC112152582 gene encoding hepatocyte cell adhesion molecule, giving the protein MACLAVSIILLGFTAFLDARKDTCDLYGAVGQNLVLPFDYKELKSQNTLKWTHNEKVIFHRKISKVNVGKPEDIDSTGSLSLKNLQFTSAGNYKATVWYSNGTFEKEWDGRLCVMEKVPKPQLTYICDFKSNAVKLNCNVSKPRGLNYSWTVDERILTNEKAQTLSVSFNEAKEERRFSCSVENRVSKESSDRVHLTCKKESPQLLCFPKKIVMAVLAGGAGLIFLLIIVVAALCSCRSKSHMTVEDEGEPEMLSLNKQEPGSPTSCDYEQMHIIENSSVPTPQVSGGSLYANVSKRKAQTENPPQQLSAPAEVGQDASPVPKPRTRMGVKPNI